The proteins below come from a single Leishmania major strain Friedlin complete genome, chromosome 20 genomic window:
- a CDS encoding glycerol-3-phosphate dehydrogenase-like protein, giving the protein MSRHSRRLHVRLLRAAAVVAAGTLAYRRWRLRASSALPASAYRSANGAEHYHDSPAPRSSRWSALQRSSAADPFDLLVIGGGLTGLYTAVDAAQRGLRVALVDAADFGGGSAASCMPSVSPGALPYVQRALRQRDWDWLRMAATVLVEETTWRNVAPRCVVAPDTLLRRWQSWHWRGAVGRSGCEAASKAGATEDGTTAVLHSAEPSAREPSLLPFDLTHATTTLLPALHSTEMVEYVCAAIVSTAMSIFCGPLRLNLVLPRSVVEARLPALAPCSGPSPSPAHLRGGIIANDFALRGNTVAVSLARTAEELGVTVLSYAPVFAIQEVSAPTATGMKMSSQSSSTGASSCAGVMLVSVRDALAAKAVAASLPASPDRSWSRFLQRRLRQSSASSPSSTADSTARPRSAVSSPDAATTTHVYTRSVVNCTGCWADTVKAMYDGNASDTVPAAFAGYQAYSYLIAPANTVHAAPLPSTSSTDGHDAGQGTAASLPPLSETLQAAALLFSSPRLSFASVMVLPWWDQCVMLGPSISSLPPLPATVAANTNAPLHSVDGYAAQRQRTLSMLSSSGVSVDASRLLSCVSQIVPHVKGPKEVPWTGALLHRGYALHFSSVPLPKGGGQGDVQEPVSLVSNCADAAGGVVAVARRDVPLLHVYGGIPLLARRIAEEAVDALVCHEPPLFLEKTRKQLHRCRTRQLQLTTPASLCTTTDSGPMSARARLETLVKDTYAERVVDVVARRTHAAYTSPVEALQAIPTLANFMGRLLEWDEARRFSEVEAARRLVHSVAVTV; this is encoded by the coding sequence ATGAGCCGGCACAGCCGCAGGTTgcacgtgcgcctgctgcgcgccgccgccgtcgtcgctgcgggCACACTTGCATATCGGCGATGGCGTCTtcgcgcctccagcgcgttGCCGGCGTCTGCCTACCGGTCGGCGAATGGGGCCGAGCATTACCACGACAGTCCCGCACCGCGCTCTTCGCGCTGGTCAGCGCTGCAACGAAGCTCGGCAGCGGACCCATTTGACCTCCTCGTGATTGGTGGGGGCCTCACAGGCCTCTACACTGccgtcgacgcggcgcaACGCGGGCTGCGAGTGGCTTTGGTCGACGCGGCAGACTTCGGtggaggcagcgcagcttCGTGCAtgccctctgtctctccgGGCGCGTTGCCGTACGTGCAGCGAGCCCTGCGACAGCGTGACTGGGACTGGTTGCGGATGGCGGCAACCGTGCTCGTTGAGGAGACGACGTGGCGCAACGTTGCACCGCGGTGTGTCGTGGCACCCGACACACTGCTGCGACGCTGGCAGAGCTGGCATTGGCGAGGCGCCGTCGGCAGAAGCGGCTGCGAAGCCGCGTCCAAAGCAGGGGCCACGGAAGATGGCACCACTGCCGTGCTACATTCAGCGGAACCTTCGGCGAGGGAGCCTTCGTTACTGCCTTTCGATTTGACGCATGCCACAACGACGCTGTTGCCAGCCTTGCACTCGACGGAGATGGTGGAGTACGTCTGCGCCGCGATCGTGAGTACGGCGATGAGCATCTTTTGCGGTCCGCTGCGTCTGAACCTCGTGCTGCCTCGGTCCGTCGTCGAGGCGCGTCTACCGGCGCTCGCGCCCTGCTCAGGGCCGTCCCCCTCGCCAGCGCATCTGCGAGGCGGCATCATAGCCAACGACTTTGCGCTGCGTGGAAATACAGTCGCCGTGTCGCTCGCACGCACCGCAGAGGAGCTCGGTGTGACTGTGTTATCCTATGCCCCTGTGTTCGCCATTCAAGAGGTTTCTGCGCCGACCGCGACGGGGATGAAGATGAGTTCGCAGTCCAGCTCTACCGGCGCCTCTTCGTGCGCTGGCGTGATGCTGGTCTCTGTACGCGACGCGCTGGCTGCGAAGGCGGTTGCAGCGAGTCTGCCAGCGTCGCCAGACCGATCATGGTCCCGCTTCTTGCAGCGGCGACTGCGACAGAGCAgcgcctcttctccctcaTCCACTGCCGACTCGACTGCACGGCCGAGAAGCGCAGTATCGAGCCCGGATGCCGCGACCACGACGCACGTCTACACTCGCAGCGTGGTGAACTGCACAGGTTGCTGGGCAGACACTGTAAAGGCCATGTACGACGGAAACGCCAGTGACACCGTGCCGGCTGCGTTTGCCGGATACCAGGCGTACTCCTACCTGATCGCTCCCGCCAACACCGTGCATGCCGCGCCGCTCCCGTCAACGTCATCCACGGATGGCCACGACGCAGGGCAGGGGACCGCGGCCTCATTACCGCCGCTCTCCGAGACGCTgcaggcagcggcactcCTCTTCAGCTCTCCGCGGCTGAGCTTTGCCTCGGTGATGGTGCTACCGTGGTGGGACCAGTGTGTGATGCTGGGGCCGAGTATCTCCTCTCTGCCACCGTTGCCGGCGACTGTCGCGGCGAACACCAACGCACCGCTGCACTCCGTGGACGGATAcgctgcacagcgccagcgtaCGCTGTCGATGCTGAGTAGCAGCGGCGTGTCTGTGGACGCGTCGCGCCTGCTCTCGTGCGTGTCGCAGATTGTGCCGCATGTGAAGGGACCTAAAGAAGTGCCGTGGACtggagcgctgctgcatcgcggCTACGCCTTGCACTTTTCTTCAGTGCCGCTGCCCAAGGGAGGCGGCCAGGGTGACGTCCAAGAACCTGTGTCTTTGGTAAGCAACTGTGcagacgccgccggtggcgttGTCGCTGTTGCGCGCCGCGACGTCCCGCTCCTCCACGTGTATGGCGGTATCCCACTGTTGGCACGCCGGATTGCTGAGGAGGCGGTCGACGCCCTTGTGTGTCACgagccgccgctgttctTGGAGAAGACGCgcaagcagctccaccgGTGCCGCACGCGTCAGCTGCAACTGACTACGCCAGCTTCTCTCTGCACCACCACAGATAGCGGGCCGATGAGCGCACGAGCGCGTCTGGAGACCCTTGTGAAGGACACCTACGCTGAGCGCGTAGTCGACGTTGTAGcccgccgcacacacgccgcctACACCAGCCCTGTCGAAGCCCTGCAAGCCATACCCACGCTAGCGAACTTCATGGGTAGGCTGCTGGAGTGGGATGAAGCTAGGCGATTTTCAGAggtcgaggcggcgcggcgtctCGTGCACAGCGTGGCGGTAACAGTGTGA